The Erpetoichthys calabaricus chromosome 5, fErpCal1.3, whole genome shotgun sequence genome has a segment encoding these proteins:
- the LOC114652547 gene encoding zinc finger BED domain-containing protein 4-like: MVVEDLQPFSIVKDKGFQAFVNNLDPSYILPTRKALKATVQAKYCAAKEKAMAEVKQAAYVSLTSNMWTSINMDDYLGVTCHYVTAEAKLATVLLSVSLFPQTHTAAHIMESMSVLMTDWGISGKIQCMVTDNAANLVATAQLLKVRHVPCFAHTLNLVVKKAIDQTPKLQEIHQNAKKIVSLFRSSCNAKEKLSEMHQLMGRPVQKVVQEVDTRWNSTYDMLQRLYDQREAVGAALSNLKTEVVPLTSGEYNIINECLSLLLPLEHATTEMSAEKTVSASKMIPLYRMLQHNISEKSTKVTREESIQLGVHLQESLRSTIHTLESIRVLALATLLDPRFKTIGFGNPDRVREAERQLTLECASLARLCARDTPRRAGWLCDCSGADESRTRGSGL, encoded by the exons ATGGTGGTAGAAGATTTGCAGCCCTTTTCTATTGTCAAAGATAAAGGCTTCCAGGCTTTTGTTAACAATCTGGATCCCAGCTACATCCTCCCAACCAGAAAGGCACTTAAAGCCACAGTTCAGGCCAAGTACTGTGCAGCCAAAGAGAAGGCAATGGCTGAGGTAAAGCAGGCCGCTTATGTCAGCCTGACCTCAAATATGTGGACTTCAATAAATATGGATGACTATCTGGGTGTCACGTGCCATTATGTCACAGCTGAAGCCAAACTGGCCACAGTTCTCCTTTCTGTCAGCCTATTTCCCCAGACGCACACTGCTGCTCACATCATGGAGTCCATGAGTGTGCTAATGACGGACTGGGGAATCAGTGGCAAGATACAGTGCATGGTGACTGACAATGCAGCCAATCTTGTTGCCACTGCCCAGCTGCTGAAAGTTCGTCATGTGCCATGCTTTGCCCATACCCTGAATCTTGTAGTAAAGAAGGCAATTGACCAGACCCCTAAGCTCCAGGAAATTcatcaaaatgcaaagaaaattgtgtctttgtttagGTCAAGTTGCAATGCTAAGGAAAAACTATCGGAGATGCATCAGCTAATGGGCAGGCCAGTGCAGAAGGTGGTTCAAGAAGTGGACACCAGATGGAACAGCACTTACGACATGCTGCAGCGTCTGTATGACCAACGTGAGGCAGTGGGTGCTGCCCTCTCTAATTTAAAGACAGAGGTTGTTCCCTTAACAAGTGGGGAGTACAATATTATTAATGAATGCCTGTCCCTCCTCCTTCCACTAGAACATGCAACAACTGAGATGTCTGCAGAGAAAACGGTGTCTGCATCAAAAATGATCCCATTATATCGCATGTTGCAACACAACATCTCGGAGAAGAGTACCAAGGTGACCAGGGAGGAGTCCATACAATTAG GTGTGCATCTGCAGGAAAGCTTGCGCTCCACAATCCATACACTGGAATCCATCCGGGTTTTGGCCTTGGCTACGCTGCTGGACCCAAGATTCAAAACTATTGGCTTTGGCAATCCAGACCgtgtcagagaggctgagagacaactCACCTTGGAGTGCGCATCCCTCGCCAGACTCTGTGCACGTGACACCCCAAG GAGAGCAGGCTGGCTGTGTGACTGCAGTGGGGCAGATGAATCGAGAACAAGGGGCTCAGGTTTATGA